The following coding sequences lie in one Opisthocomus hoazin isolate bOpiHoa1 chromosome 7, bOpiHoa1.hap1, whole genome shotgun sequence genomic window:
- the GNG2 gene encoding guanine nucleotide-binding protein G(I)/G(S)/G(O) subunit gamma-2, whose protein sequence is MASNNTASIAQARKLVEQLKMEANIDRIKVSKAAADLMVYCEAHAKEDPLLTPVPASENPFREKKFFCVIL, encoded by the exons ATGGCGAGCAACAACACTGCTAGCATAGCGCAAGCCCGCAAGCTGGTGGAGCAGCTGAAGATGGAGGCCAACATCGACAGGATAAAG GTGTCAAAAGCGGCAGCAGACCTGATGGTGTACTGCGAAGCCCACGCCAAGGAGGACCCTCTATTGACCCCCGTCCCGGCCTCAGAAAACCCCTttagagagaagaagttcttctgcGTGATCCTGTAA